A genomic stretch from Ooceraea biroi isolate clonal line C1 chromosome 3, Obir_v5.4, whole genome shotgun sequence includes:
- the LOC105276946 gene encoding ALK tyrosine kinase receptor isoform X1: MIRERPELASTIAGQTCDRQHVSTRGSGRGASLLRVVLILCCVMMIYGSNKVPRGIKELRDEMKNPRQALGYCDFEVPCNIWFWNRTSSFTRVTASSTSVILPSMDADNSTNGHFLWYRGPGYGQTWSMPLPRSIMYCRIEFWIYQVEMQHGGISLIVVDLNNSSVMSSKNGNNRATWERVSFEARAATPSYRLFLEVYAPFKNSSVAIDNVRLTNCFTGNVTFCTDDMFLCNEGTCLNRSQVCDLTYDCPGGEDELFGCDKIPEHARCNFQSGWCGWKNVSGRPLGWTLHSGPTPTDRTGPNLDHTYRNKTGIYAFVNMAQKSASGANVAYGSRATLESPLYNPTPPYSSDPMSPYFHSCQIRFYYHKYGTHAGSLGLYLVQVKPYGNYTDRIWWSYGDKLNADIWIKEVVALPEVKYRYFLQFEASKGFTSKGDIAIDDISFSPECFAIGVPPKVVGNFNYYNPLVERTLQHPDFENETVVRITACGATGRTGPTIEQCAEEHNGSDIELMPSLIIPTRDMSAFNLSGIQRWTAPRGEYYTLIGVGARGGMGSGGMGSTLGSVVRGVIELQKGDQLYFIVGQMGTNACPKNLGLTTVSCNSQAVITPRGSLLPHAFSSKVREVKNLEFKNGGGGGGGATAIFMLRTNSEPEPILVAGGGGGLGYGHFIDDGFQHGRGPVPVDKHLRPPSEIAEDIGNTSTCTRENTDTRVENTNLRRNLVGGPGGSWNASWADSFDPQDVVGMSLIHGGLGGFGCELGKNESYGDGGFGGGGGGCQTGGGGGGYIGGNTGHKDSGNGEGGYSYASLKLTNIHFKDAAHYGPGEILIIPAISGCGCDYRCVALDQFLSETKCLCPQGWLLSNDSKSCIMIEDTKDIIRQTYMIPLICIIMALFVIVIIGVTYYNRYQNQKALLHRRHAMFGNGTELSALHGMPESSMELNPNYELDGNLYNLKDLPQIPHKNITLIKALGQGAFGEVYQGMCRIDSEEHPVAIKTLPSLSTMQAEADFMMEALIMSKFTHSNIVKFIGVSFEKHPRYIILELLAGGDLKNFLREERPRPDRATSLTMHDLITCSFDVANGCKYLEEAHFIHRDIAARNCLLTTKGPGRTVKIADFGMARDIYRSDYYKKDGKAMLPVKWMPPESFLDGIFTSKTDVWSFGILLWEIMSFGYMPYTGCTNREVISMVTAGGRLENPAGCPDPIYGIMTQCWHPRPNDRPSFANIVQSISYCLQDPSVINHPTPNFDILPICDRETTIMRPDPSAECINVQSENDEFVQQLDKRGYMQPKIISSRSAARNKGHIISGVIYNIRDEKIRSGDLQIGTFGRSECRQGTYGCNAYDFTQDTFRQAYDDENDYDDNYDDEMTEDCEDKCGVDQSDWQDSRTIHRTNNIEDGHNADNGNNRPDEDYHLIDSAKTDRRNGNESTTTTDTNSASLIARSSDTPPDTTNSSPNTRTCSPNRTAGLNNVNGTVKRNTLKATLSLDASALCRNTIPYEKITTQRSSTPGSMELRKDSLGHELPREEECSC, from the exons ATGATCAGAGAGCGGCCGGAGCTGGCGAGCACCATCGCGGGTCAGACGTGTGATCGTCAGCACGTGTCCACACGTGGCAGCGGCCGCGGCGCGTCATTGCTTCGCGTTGTCTTGATCCTTTGCTGCGTCATGATGATCTACGGTTCCAATAAGGTTCCGCGCGGGATCAAGGAGCTGCGAGACGAGATGAAGAATCCGCGCCAGGCACTAGGCTACTGCGATTTCGAGGTGCCTTGTAACATCTGGTTCTGGAACCGCACCTCGAGCTTCACGAGAGTCACGGCGTCGTCGACCAGCGTCATCCTGCCGTCCATGGACGCCGACAATTCTACAAACG GCCACTTCCTGTGGTACAGAGGTCCCGGATATGGTCAAACGTGGTCCATGCCGCTCCCCCGCTCAATCATGTACTGCCGCATCGAGTTTTGGATCTATCAGGTAGAGATGCAGCATGGCGGGATAAGTCTCATCGTCGTGGATCTGAACAACAGTAGTGTGATGTCGTCGAAAAACGGGAATAATCGTGCCAC ATGGGAGAGAGTATCCTTTGAGGCGCGCGCAGCCACTCCATCTTACAGATTATTCTTGGAGGTCTATGCGCCCTTTAAGAATTCAAGTGTCGCCATCGACAACGTTCGCCTAACAAATTGTTTCACAG GCAATGTTACTTTTTGTACGGATGATATGTTTCTATGTAACGAGGGTACCTGCTTGAACAGATCTCAGGTCTGCGATTTAACATACGATTGCCCTGGCGGCGAGGATGAACTGTTCGGATGCG ACAAGATACCTGAGCACGCAAGATGCAATTTCCAGAGCGGTTGGTGCGGATGGAAGAACGTTTCCGGGAGGCCTTTAGGCTGGACTCTCCATAGCGGCCCCACGCCGACTGACAGGACCGGACCCAATTTGGACCATACCTACCGTAACAAGACAG GGATTTACGCATTCGTGAACATGGCGCAAAAATCCGCATCTGGTGCAAACGTCGCGTATGGCAGTCGAGCCACTCTCGAGAGCCCTTTGTACAATCCAACGCCACCTTATAGCAGTGATCCCATGAGTCCTTACTTTCATTCATGTCAG ATACGATTCTACTACCACAAGTACGGTACACATGCTGGATCCCTGGGACTCTACCTGGTCCAGGTAAAGCCGTACGGCAATTACACCGACAGAATATGGTGGTCTTATGGAGATAAGTTAAACGCCGACATTTGGATAAAAGAGGTAGTTGCGCTACCTGAAGTAAAATATAG atattttttgcaatttgaGGCATCCAAGGGGTTTACTTCGAAAGGCGACATAGCGATCGATGATATTTCTTTCAGTCCAGAATGCTTCGCTATTG gaGTTCCACCGAAAGTTGtaggtaattttaattattacaatcccCTGGTTGAGAGAACGCTGCAGCATCCAGATTTTGAAAACGAAACAG TTGTCCGTATTACTGCTTGTGGAGCCACAGGCAGAACCGGTCCCACTATCGAGCAATGCGCCGAAGAACATAATGGAAGCGACATAGAACTAATGCCGTCGTTGATAATACCAACTCGCGATATGTCAGCTTTTAATCTGAGCGGCATTCAACGGTGGACCGCACCGCGTGGTGAATACTACAC TTTAATCGGCGTCGGAGCACGAGGCGGCATGGGTTCCGGTGGCATGGGCTCTACTCTGGGTTCCGTGGTGCGTGGTGTGATAGAGCTTCAGAAGGGCGACCAGCTGTATTTCATAGTGGGTCAGATGGGAACAAACGCCTGTCCCAAA AATCTCGGTTTGACGACAGTTAGCTGTAATTCACAAGCTGTCATTACACCTCGCGGGTCATTGTTGCCACATGCTTTCTCGTCAAAAGTACGAGAAGTGAAGAACCTTGAGTTCAAGaatggcggtggcggcggcggcggcgcgacAGCCATTTTTatg TTGAGGACAAACAGCGAGCCGGAACCTATCCTGGTCGCCGGAGGTGGTGGCGGTTTGGGATACGGTCACTTCATTGACGACGGTTTTCAACATGGACGTGGTCCTGTTCCTGTCGACAAACATCTACGTCCCCCATCCGAGATTGCAGAAGACATAGGTAATACTTCAACATGCACGCGTGAGAATACAGACACTCGAGTAGAGAATACAAATTTGAGGCGAAATCTCGTAGGTGGACCCGGTGGGAGTTGGAACGCCTCATGGGCTGACAGTTTCGATCCGCAAGATGTTGTGGGAATGTCATTGATTCACGGTGGTTTGGGAGGATTCGGCTGCGAGCTCGGGAAGAATGAGAGTTACGGTGATGGTGGCTTCGGTGGAGGCGGCGGCGGTTGTCAGaccggcggcggtggtggtggttaCATTG GCGGTAATACCGGACACAAGGACTCCGGTAATGGCGAGGGTGGTTACTCATATGCCAGTTTAAAACTCACGAATATCCACTTCAAGGACGCAGCTCATTACGGGCCGGGTGAAATCCTCATTATACCTGCGATCAGTGGCTGCGGCTGTGATTATCGCTGCGTTGCTCTCGATCAGTTTCTGAGCGAAACTAAGTGTCTCTGCCCTCAGGGTTGGTTGCTCAGCAACGACTCAAAGTCCTGCATCA TGATTGAGGACACCAAGGATATAATACGCCAAACATACATGATTCCgcttatatgtataatcatGGCCCTGTTCGTCATTGTCATAATTGGCGTAACATATT ATAACAGGTACCAAAACCAAAAAGCACTTCTACATCGCCGCCACGCGATGTTCGGCAACGGCACGGAATTGTCTGCGCTGCACGGGATGCCAGAATCCTCCATGGAATTAAACCCCAATTACGAGTTGGACGGAAATCTGTACAATCTCAAAGACCTGCCACAAATACCTCACAAGAACATTACTTTGATAAA AGCCCTCGGTCAAGGCGCTTTCGGCGAAGTTTATCAAGGTATGTGCAGGATCGACTCAGAGGAACATCCTGTCGCCATAAAGACGCTACCGTCTCTGTCCACGATGCAGGCAGAGGCTGATTTCATGATGGAGGCGTTGATAATGAGCAAATTTACGCACTCTAACATAGTGAAGTTTATCGGCGTCTCTTTTGAGAAGCATCCGAGATACATCATCCTCGAATTGTTAGCCGGGGGTGACCTTAAGAATTTCTTACGCGAAGAGAGACCTCGACCA GACCGAGCTACATCCTTAACGATGCACGATCTCATCACGTGCAGCTTCGATGTCGCGAATGGCTGCAAGTACTTGGAAGAGGCGCACTTCATACACCGAGACATCGCCGCTAGGAATTGCTTATTGACCACCAAGGGACCGGGGCGTACCGTGAAGATCGCGGATTTCGGCATGGCCAGGGACATTTACCGAAGCGATTATTACAAGAAAGACGGCAAGGCGATGCTGCCCGTAAAGTGGATGCCGCCCGAAAGCTTCCTGGACGGCATATTCACTTCGAAGACTGACGTATG GTCCTTCGGTATCCTTCTATGGGAGATCATGTCCTTCGGATATATGCCATACACCGGATGTACGAATCGCGAGGTCATATCGATGGTGACGGCCGGCGGCCGTCTCGAGAATCCTGCCGGTTGTCCGGATCCCATCTACGGGATCATGACGCAATGCTGGCACCCACGGCCTAACGACAGACCAAGCTTCGCCAATATCGTCCAGAGCATCAGTTATTGCTTGCAG GACCCGAGCGTGATAAATCACCCCACGCCTAATTTCGACATATTGCCCATCTGCGATCGCGAAACGACGATCATGAGACCAGACCCGAGCGCGGAGTGCATCAACGTGCAGTCTGAA aaCGACGAATTTGTGCAACAGCTGGACAAACGCGGTTACATGCAGCCGAAGATCATCAGTTCACGATCCGCTGCGCGTAACAAGGGGCACATAATAAGCGGCGTTATCTACAACATAAGGGACGAGAAGATTAGGAGCGGCGACTTGCAGATTGGAACTTTCGGAAGATCGGAATGCCGGCAGGGGACGTACGGTTGCAACGCGTATGATTTCACCCAGGATACTTTCAGACAAGCCTACGATGACGAGAATGATTACGATGATAATTATGACGACGAGATGACCGAAGATTGCgag GACAAATGCGGGGTCGACCAATCCGATTGGCAGGACAGCAGGACAATACATCGAACTAATAACATCGAAGATGGCCATAACGCAGATAACGGTAATAACCGTCCAGACGAGGACTATCACTTGATCGATAGCGCAAAAACGGACCGCAGGAACGGTAATGAGAGTACAACGACTACCGACACCAATTCCGCCTCCCTAATAGCGCGATCCTCGGACACCCCGCCCGACACGACGAACTCGTCGCCCAACACGCGCACCTGTTCGCCAAATCGCACCGCTGGCCTCAACAACGTGAACGGTACGGTGAAGAGGAACACCTTGAAGGCGACGCTGAGCCTGGACGCGAGTGCGCTCTGCAGAAACACCATTCCCTACGAGAAGATCACGACACAACGCTCGAGCACGCCGGGCAGTATGGAGCTGAGGAAG GATTCTCTGGGACATGAACTACCGAGAGAGGAGGAGTGCTCTTGCTGA
- the LOC105276946 gene encoding ALK tyrosine kinase receptor isoform X4, with protein sequence MIRERPELASTIAGQTCDRQHVSTRGSGRGASLLRVVLILCCVMMIYGSNKVPRGIKELRDEMKNPRQALGYCDFEVPCNIWFWNRTSSFTRVTASSTSVILPSMDADNSTNGHFLWYRGPGYGQTWSMPLPRSIMYCRIEFWIYQVEMQHGGISLIVVDLNNSSVMSSKNGNNRATWERVSFEARAATPSYRLFLEVYAPFKNSSVAIDNVRLTNCFTGNVTFCTDDMFLCNEGTCLNRSQVCDLTYDCPGGEDELFGCDKIPEHARCNFQSGWCGWKNVSGRPLGWTLHSGPTPTDRTGPNLDHTYRNKTGIYAFVNMAQKSASGANVAYGSRATLESPLYNPTPPYSSDPMSPYFHSCQIRFYYHKYGTHAGSLGLYLVQVKPYGNYTDRIWWSYGDKLNADIWIKEVVALPEVKYRYFLQFEASKGFTSKGDIAIDDISFSPECFAIGVPPKVVGNFNYYNPLVERTLQHPDFENETVVRITACGATGRTGPTIEQCAEEHNGSDIELMPSLIIPTRDMSAFNLSGIQRWTAPRGEYYTLIGVGARGGMGSGGMGSTLGSVVRGVIELQKGDQLYFIVGQMGTNACPKNLGLTTVSCNSQAVITPRGSLLPHAFSSKVREVKNLEFKNGGGGGGGATAIFMLRTNSEPEPILVAGGGGGLGYGHFIDDGFQHGRGPVPVDKHLRPPSEIAEDIGGPGGSWNASWADSFDPQDVVGMSLIHGGLGGFGCELGKNESYGDGGFGGGGGGCQTGGGGGGYIGGNTGHKDSGNGEGGYSYASLKLTNIHFKDAAHYGPGEILIIPAISGCGCDYRCVALDQFLSETKCLCPQGWLLSNDSKSCIMIEDTKDIIRQTYMIPLICIIMALFVIVIIGVTYYNRYQNQKALLHRRHAMFGNGTELSALHGMPESSMELNPNYELDGNLYNLKDLPQIPHKNITLIKALGQGAFGEVYQGMCRIDSEEHPVAIKTLPSLSTMQAEADFMMEALIMSKFTHSNIVKFIGVSFEKHPRYIILELLAGGDLKNFLREERPRPDRATSLTMHDLITCSFDVANGCKYLEEAHFIHRDIAARNCLLTTKGPGRTVKIADFGMARDIYRSDYYKKDGKAMLPVKWMPPESFLDGIFTSKTDVWSFGILLWEIMSFGYMPYTGCTNREVISMVTAGGRLENPAGCPDPIYGIMTQCWHPRPNDRPSFANIVQSISYCLQDPSVINHPTPNFDILPICDRETTIMRPDPSAECINVQSELDKRGYMQPKIISSRSAARNKGHIISGVIYNIRDEKIRSGDLQIGTFGRSECRQGTYGCNAYDFTQDTFRQAYDDENDYDDNYDDEMTEDCEDKCGVDQSDWQDSRTIHRTNNIEDGHNADNGNNRPDEDYHLIDSAKTDRRNGNESTTTTDTNSASLIARSSDTPPDTTNSSPNTRTCSPNRTAGLNNVNGTVKRNTLKATLSLDASALCRNTIPYEKITTQRSSTPGSMELRKDSLGHELPREEECSC encoded by the exons ATGATCAGAGAGCGGCCGGAGCTGGCGAGCACCATCGCGGGTCAGACGTGTGATCGTCAGCACGTGTCCACACGTGGCAGCGGCCGCGGCGCGTCATTGCTTCGCGTTGTCTTGATCCTTTGCTGCGTCATGATGATCTACGGTTCCAATAAGGTTCCGCGCGGGATCAAGGAGCTGCGAGACGAGATGAAGAATCCGCGCCAGGCACTAGGCTACTGCGATTTCGAGGTGCCTTGTAACATCTGGTTCTGGAACCGCACCTCGAGCTTCACGAGAGTCACGGCGTCGTCGACCAGCGTCATCCTGCCGTCCATGGACGCCGACAATTCTACAAACG GCCACTTCCTGTGGTACAGAGGTCCCGGATATGGTCAAACGTGGTCCATGCCGCTCCCCCGCTCAATCATGTACTGCCGCATCGAGTTTTGGATCTATCAGGTAGAGATGCAGCATGGCGGGATAAGTCTCATCGTCGTGGATCTGAACAACAGTAGTGTGATGTCGTCGAAAAACGGGAATAATCGTGCCAC ATGGGAGAGAGTATCCTTTGAGGCGCGCGCAGCCACTCCATCTTACAGATTATTCTTGGAGGTCTATGCGCCCTTTAAGAATTCAAGTGTCGCCATCGACAACGTTCGCCTAACAAATTGTTTCACAG GCAATGTTACTTTTTGTACGGATGATATGTTTCTATGTAACGAGGGTACCTGCTTGAACAGATCTCAGGTCTGCGATTTAACATACGATTGCCCTGGCGGCGAGGATGAACTGTTCGGATGCG ACAAGATACCTGAGCACGCAAGATGCAATTTCCAGAGCGGTTGGTGCGGATGGAAGAACGTTTCCGGGAGGCCTTTAGGCTGGACTCTCCATAGCGGCCCCACGCCGACTGACAGGACCGGACCCAATTTGGACCATACCTACCGTAACAAGACAG GGATTTACGCATTCGTGAACATGGCGCAAAAATCCGCATCTGGTGCAAACGTCGCGTATGGCAGTCGAGCCACTCTCGAGAGCCCTTTGTACAATCCAACGCCACCTTATAGCAGTGATCCCATGAGTCCTTACTTTCATTCATGTCAG ATACGATTCTACTACCACAAGTACGGTACACATGCTGGATCCCTGGGACTCTACCTGGTCCAGGTAAAGCCGTACGGCAATTACACCGACAGAATATGGTGGTCTTATGGAGATAAGTTAAACGCCGACATTTGGATAAAAGAGGTAGTTGCGCTACCTGAAGTAAAATATAG atattttttgcaatttgaGGCATCCAAGGGGTTTACTTCGAAAGGCGACATAGCGATCGATGATATTTCTTTCAGTCCAGAATGCTTCGCTATTG gaGTTCCACCGAAAGTTGtaggtaattttaattattacaatcccCTGGTTGAGAGAACGCTGCAGCATCCAGATTTTGAAAACGAAACAG TTGTCCGTATTACTGCTTGTGGAGCCACAGGCAGAACCGGTCCCACTATCGAGCAATGCGCCGAAGAACATAATGGAAGCGACATAGAACTAATGCCGTCGTTGATAATACCAACTCGCGATATGTCAGCTTTTAATCTGAGCGGCATTCAACGGTGGACCGCACCGCGTGGTGAATACTACAC TTTAATCGGCGTCGGAGCACGAGGCGGCATGGGTTCCGGTGGCATGGGCTCTACTCTGGGTTCCGTGGTGCGTGGTGTGATAGAGCTTCAGAAGGGCGACCAGCTGTATTTCATAGTGGGTCAGATGGGAACAAACGCCTGTCCCAAA AATCTCGGTTTGACGACAGTTAGCTGTAATTCACAAGCTGTCATTACACCTCGCGGGTCATTGTTGCCACATGCTTTCTCGTCAAAAGTACGAGAAGTGAAGAACCTTGAGTTCAAGaatggcggtggcggcggcggcggcgcgacAGCCATTTTTatg TTGAGGACAAACAGCGAGCCGGAACCTATCCTGGTCGCCGGAGGTGGTGGCGGTTTGGGATACGGTCACTTCATTGACGACGGTTTTCAACATGGACGTGGTCCTGTTCCTGTCGACAAACATCTACGTCCCCCATCCGAGATTGCAGAAGACATAG GTGGACCCGGTGGGAGTTGGAACGCCTCATGGGCTGACAGTTTCGATCCGCAAGATGTTGTGGGAATGTCATTGATTCACGGTGGTTTGGGAGGATTCGGCTGCGAGCTCGGGAAGAATGAGAGTTACGGTGATGGTGGCTTCGGTGGAGGCGGCGGCGGTTGTCAGaccggcggcggtggtggtggttaCATTG GCGGTAATACCGGACACAAGGACTCCGGTAATGGCGAGGGTGGTTACTCATATGCCAGTTTAAAACTCACGAATATCCACTTCAAGGACGCAGCTCATTACGGGCCGGGTGAAATCCTCATTATACCTGCGATCAGTGGCTGCGGCTGTGATTATCGCTGCGTTGCTCTCGATCAGTTTCTGAGCGAAACTAAGTGTCTCTGCCCTCAGGGTTGGTTGCTCAGCAACGACTCAAAGTCCTGCATCA TGATTGAGGACACCAAGGATATAATACGCCAAACATACATGATTCCgcttatatgtataatcatGGCCCTGTTCGTCATTGTCATAATTGGCGTAACATATT ATAACAGGTACCAAAACCAAAAAGCACTTCTACATCGCCGCCACGCGATGTTCGGCAACGGCACGGAATTGTCTGCGCTGCACGGGATGCCAGAATCCTCCATGGAATTAAACCCCAATTACGAGTTGGACGGAAATCTGTACAATCTCAAAGACCTGCCACAAATACCTCACAAGAACATTACTTTGATAAA AGCCCTCGGTCAAGGCGCTTTCGGCGAAGTTTATCAAGGTATGTGCAGGATCGACTCAGAGGAACATCCTGTCGCCATAAAGACGCTACCGTCTCTGTCCACGATGCAGGCAGAGGCTGATTTCATGATGGAGGCGTTGATAATGAGCAAATTTACGCACTCTAACATAGTGAAGTTTATCGGCGTCTCTTTTGAGAAGCATCCGAGATACATCATCCTCGAATTGTTAGCCGGGGGTGACCTTAAGAATTTCTTACGCGAAGAGAGACCTCGACCA GACCGAGCTACATCCTTAACGATGCACGATCTCATCACGTGCAGCTTCGATGTCGCGAATGGCTGCAAGTACTTGGAAGAGGCGCACTTCATACACCGAGACATCGCCGCTAGGAATTGCTTATTGACCACCAAGGGACCGGGGCGTACCGTGAAGATCGCGGATTTCGGCATGGCCAGGGACATTTACCGAAGCGATTATTACAAGAAAGACGGCAAGGCGATGCTGCCCGTAAAGTGGATGCCGCCCGAAAGCTTCCTGGACGGCATATTCACTTCGAAGACTGACGTATG GTCCTTCGGTATCCTTCTATGGGAGATCATGTCCTTCGGATATATGCCATACACCGGATGTACGAATCGCGAGGTCATATCGATGGTGACGGCCGGCGGCCGTCTCGAGAATCCTGCCGGTTGTCCGGATCCCATCTACGGGATCATGACGCAATGCTGGCACCCACGGCCTAACGACAGACCAAGCTTCGCCAATATCGTCCAGAGCATCAGTTATTGCTTGCAG GACCCGAGCGTGATAAATCACCCCACGCCTAATTTCGACATATTGCCCATCTGCGATCGCGAAACGACGATCATGAGACCAGACCCGAGCGCGGAGTGCATCAACGTGCAGTCTGAA CTGGACAAACGCGGTTACATGCAGCCGAAGATCATCAGTTCACGATCCGCTGCGCGTAACAAGGGGCACATAATAAGCGGCGTTATCTACAACATAAGGGACGAGAAGATTAGGAGCGGCGACTTGCAGATTGGAACTTTCGGAAGATCGGAATGCCGGCAGGGGACGTACGGTTGCAACGCGTATGATTTCACCCAGGATACTTTCAGACAAGCCTACGATGACGAGAATGATTACGATGATAATTATGACGACGAGATGACCGAAGATTGCgag GACAAATGCGGGGTCGACCAATCCGATTGGCAGGACAGCAGGACAATACATCGAACTAATAACATCGAAGATGGCCATAACGCAGATAACGGTAATAACCGTCCAGACGAGGACTATCACTTGATCGATAGCGCAAAAACGGACCGCAGGAACGGTAATGAGAGTACAACGACTACCGACACCAATTCCGCCTCCCTAATAGCGCGATCCTCGGACACCCCGCCCGACACGACGAACTCGTCGCCCAACACGCGCACCTGTTCGCCAAATCGCACCGCTGGCCTCAACAACGTGAACGGTACGGTGAAGAGGAACACCTTGAAGGCGACGCTGAGCCTGGACGCGAGTGCGCTCTGCAGAAACACCATTCCCTACGAGAAGATCACGACACAACGCTCGAGCACGCCGGGCAGTATGGAGCTGAGGAAG GATTCTCTGGGACATGAACTACCGAGAGAGGAGGAGTGCTCTTGCTGA